The Castor canadensis chromosome 8, mCasCan1.hap1v2, whole genome shotgun sequence genome contains a region encoding:
- the Dcn gene encoding decorin, with product MRYTMKATLIFLLLAQVSWAGPFQQRGLFDFMLEDEASGIGPEERAPELPEVEPLGPVCPFRCQCHLRVVQCSDLGLDAVPRNLPPDTTLLDLQNNKITEIKEDDFKNLNNLHALILVNNKISKISPGAFTPLVKLERLYLSKNHLKELPEKMPKTLQELRVHENEITKVRKSVFNGLNQMIVIELGTNPLKSSGIENGAFQGMKKLSYIRIADTSITAIPQGLPPSLTELHLDGNKISKIDASSLKGLINLAKLGLSFNSISAVDDGSLANTPHLKELHLDNNKLIKVPGGLAEHKYIQVVYLHNNNISTVGSNDFCPRGHNTKKASYSGVSLFSNPVQYWEIQPNTFRCVFVRSVIQLGNYK from the exons ATGAGATACACCATGAAGGCAACTCTCATCTTCCTCCTGCTTGCACAAGTGTCCTGGGCTGGACCTTTTCAACAGAGAGGCTTATTTGACTTTATGCTAGAGGATGAGGCTTCTGGGATAGGTCCAGAAGAACGTGCTCCTGAACTACCAGAAGTGGAGCCCTTGGGACCGGTGTGTCCCTTCCGCTGTCAGTGCCATCTTCGAGTTGTCCAGTGCTCTGATTTGG GTTTGGACGCAGTGCCCAGGAACCTTCCCCCTGACACAACACTGCTGGAcctacaaaacaacaaaataacagaaatcaAAGAGGACGACTTTAAGAACCTGAATAaccttcat GCATTGATCCTTGTGAACAACAAAATCAGCAAAATCAGCCCTGGGGCGTTCACACCTTTGGTGAAATTGGAGCGACTTTATCTGTCGAAGAATCATCTGAAGGAATTGCCAGAAAAAATGCCCAAAACTCTCCAGGAGCTACGCGTCCATGAGAATGAAATCACCAAAGTGCGAAAATCTGTGTTCAATGGATTGAACCAGATGATTGTCATAG AACTGGGAACCAACCCACTGAAGAGCTCAGGAATTGAAAATGGAGCCTTCCAGGGAATGAAGAAGCTGTCTTATATCCGCATTGCTGATACCAGCATAACTGCCATCCCTCAAG GTCTTCCACCTTCCCTTACCGAATTACATCTTGATGGCAACAAAATCAGCAAAATTGATGCTTCTAGCCTGAAAGGACTGATTAATTTGGCTAA GTTGGGGTTGAGTTTCAACAGTATCTCTGCTGTTGACGATGGCTCTCTGGCCAACACTCCTCATCTGAAGGAGCTTCATTTGGACAACAACAAGCTTATCAAAGTACCTGGTGGCCTGGCAGAGCATAAGTACATCCAG GTTGTCTACCTTCATAATAACAATATTTCTACAGTCGGGTCAAATGACTTCTGCCCACGTGGACACAACACGAAAAAGGCTTCTTACTCTGGTGTGAGTCTTTTCAGCAACCCTGTCCAGTACTGGGAGATCCAGCCAAACACCTTCCGATGTGTCTTTGTGCGCTCTGTCATTCAGCTTGGAAACTACAAGTAA